In the Arthrobacter sp. CDRTa11 genome, CCTTCGGGGACGTCCACGAGGACGGTGGGGGCGATGAAGTAGCCCGGTCCTTCCATGGCTCCGCCGCCGACGGCCGCCTTCGCTCCGTCGGCCTGGGCGCGCTCAAGGTGGCCAAGGACTCGCTCGTAGTGCGCTTTGGAGATCATCGGGCCGAGTTCGACGTCGGCTCCGGCGGTAGATTCGCCGACCACCAGGGATCCGACCTGCTCGACGAGCAGGCCGGTGAACTTCTCGGCCACCGATTCGTGGACCAGGACCCGACAACCGGCGCCGCATTCCTGTCCGGAGTTCCAGTAACCGGCTGCGCGCAGGGATTCCGCAGCGGCGGCGAGGTCGGCGTCGTCGAAGATTACCACCGGTGCCTTGCCGCCCAGTTCGAGGTGCACGCGTTTGACCGTTTCCGAAGCCGCCCGGGCGACGGCCCGGCCGCTGTTCACGGAGCCGGTCAGGGCGATCATGTCAACCTTGGGGTGCTCGGCGAGACGTGCGCCGACTATGGGGCCGAGGCCGGTGACGACGTTGAACACTCCCGCTGGCAGCAGGTCCCTGGTGAGTTCGGCGAACTTGAGCGTGGTCAGCGGGGTCTGCTCGGAGGGCTTGAGCACGATGGTGTTGCCGGCCGCAAGGATGGGGGCGATTTTCCAGGCCGCCATCAGCAGGGGATAGTTCCACGGTGTCACCACGCCGACGACTCCGAGAGGCTCGCGAATTATGACGGAGAGGTGGTCCTGGGCGTACTCGCCTGCGGCAATTGACGTGGTGGCCCGGGCCGCGCCGGCCATGAAGCGGAATGTGTCGATGGAGTTGGTGATGTCGTCCTCGGCCACCATGAGTGGTTTGCCGGTATTGCGTGCTTCCAGACGGGCGAGAAGGTCAGCGTTCTCGGCGAGCCGGTCGGCGATGGCGAGAAGGATTTCGGCACGCTGTTTCGGCAGCGTGCGTCCCCAGGCCTCCTTGGCCTCAACGGCGGCGAGGACAGCGGCGTCGACATCCTCGGCCGTGCCCTGTGGCACTTCGCAGATGGTTTCCTCGCTACCGGGATCCACTAGGGACTGGGTCTCGCTGCCAGTTCCGCCAGTGAACTGCCCACCTATGAAGTGCTGCGTAGGAGGCAGTTCCTCGGCGGCGAGGATCGGAGATGGGTCTGCGGCCCGGCGTACAGTGCTCGAGATGGTCATTGCTGGAGATGTCATGATCAGTCCTAAAAGTTGATTGGTTGGGGTGAATGGACGGTCAGGGGGTCGCGGCCTAGGCGTAGGCCGCCTGCAGTTGCAGTTCGGTCAGGATCTTTTCGATGCGGGCGGTGTCGGCCGCGTTGAGGTCTGCGGTTGGGCGGCGCGGGGTACCGATGGGGTGGCCGAGTACTCCGAGGGCGGCCTTGACAGCCGGCACGAAGGGCGCGGAGAGAATGGCGTCGATCAGCGGGTAGATCCGGTTCCACTCGGCCTGGGCGGTGGTGAAGTCGCCGGTGGCGACGGCCTGGTAGACGGCAACGATTTCGCGCGGCAGGATGTTGGCCGTACCCGCCATGACGGCGGTTGCGCCTTCCGTTAGGGCGGCAAGGATCAGGTTGTCCGCCCCAATGATCGTGGAGATGTGCTCGCTGTGCTGGTGGATCAGCTGGGTGGCCTGTCCCATGTCGCCGCTGGAGTCCTTGATGTAGCGGATGTTCTCCACCTCGCGGGCCAGCTTTCCCACGGTATCGGCGTCGAGGTTGACCCCGGTTGCGGCCGGGTAGTTGTACAGCATCACTGGCAGCTTCACCGCCTCGGCCACGGTGCGGATGTACCCGGTGGCCTCAGGCAGTGAGAGCGGATCGTAGTAGGGGAGGCCCAGCATGAGCACGTCGGCACCGCACTCCTGGGCATGCAGGGACAACCCGATCGCCTCGTTCGTGCTGGTTGCCCCCGTCTGTGCCACGACAGGTACCCGCCCTGCTGTATGCTGCACCACGGTCTCTACGACGAGTCGCCGTTCGTCGGCGCTGAGCGCCGCGAACTCACCGGTAGAGCCGCAGGCGACAACCCCGTTGACTCCACCGTCGATGGAGCGGTCCACCAGAAGTCGCAGTTTTGGCTCGTCGATCTGGCCGTCGGCGGTAAAAGGGGTGGCGAGGGCGGTGAGTACACCGCTGAGCTGTGAGGACATGAGGCTTCCTGTCTGCTGATGGTGGAACTGGACATGTTGTGCGATGGGAGGAAGTAGTCTTCCCCGCGAAATCAGTCCGTGTATCCTGCTGTGTCGCGTTTAGCGGGGTCCGAGGGAGTGGGCCGGCGGCTTCCGCACGGCCTGTTGGCGTTCATCATATGAACGTTAGGATCAATTATTGACTATGTCCCGTTCTTCCACAAGAGATGTTTCGGGAGTTCAGTGAGAGTCACTCCTTCGCCGGCATGGTACTGGTTAGCTGTTGTGTGAGCTGTTTGGCGCCATCGAGCAGGAGCTTTAGATGGTGTTGTCTTGTGGCCTCTGATTCAATTCGAGTCTTGGGTGCAACCATGGCCAAGGCAGCGAACAACTGCCCTATGTTGTCCCGGAGCGGCACGGCCATGGCGAAGAGTCCGTTTTCGAGTTCGTCATCAATTTGCGCCCATCCCTGGCTGCGGACGCGGTCCAACTCGACCCGGAGGTCCTCCCGGTTGGATATGGTCCTTGCAGCGATTTTGGGTAGTTCCCCGCCTGCGGCCCGGTACACCTGTTCGGGGGCGAGTTCGGCCAGAAGCAGCTTTCCGGTAGCGGATGCGTGGAGCGGCCATCTCATTCCGCGCATGTCGGACATCGTCACAAGAACGGATCTGGGGGACTCTTGGAGCACGAGGTCGAACTCAGCCAGGCCCCGGCGCAGACTTAGGGTGATCGTTTCTCCAAGCTGTTCGGCAAGACCCTTGACCGCCCTCCTTGTCCGCGCCTCCACTCCTGCCGCGGGATCTGCCGATTGCGCGATTCGCGCAAGATCCCAGCCCAGTGAGTAGTGGTTGTCCCGCCGATCCACAAAGCCTTCCTCTTCCAGCGTCAGCAGTAGCCGGAAGGTTGTTGCCCGGGGCAAGCCGACCTTCTTCGCTACGTCCGTGGCCGTGGCTGCTTCCGGATTGCCGGCCAGGGCCCGTAGCACGCTGATGGCGCGTGCTACGGACCTGTTGGCGCTGATCGTGGTCTTGAAATTCTTATCGTTCACGACAAGCCGGCAGTGCCATTACTTGAACCATGCGTCCGCGGCTGCGCGGTTCTCGGCGTTTTCGAGCCACTTCTTCGCACCTTCTGCAGCGGTCTTGGTTTCGCTGACGGCGAGCATCAGGGATGCGAACTGCTCT is a window encoding:
- a CDS encoding aminobutyraldehyde dehydrogenase; the encoded protein is MTSPAMTISSTVRRAADPSPILAAEELPPTQHFIGGQFTGGTGSETQSLVDPGSEETICEVPQGTAEDVDAAVLAAVEAKEAWGRTLPKQRAEILLAIADRLAENADLLARLEARNTGKPLMVAEDDITNSIDTFRFMAGAARATTSIAAGEYAQDHLSVIIREPLGVVGVVTPWNYPLLMAAWKIAPILAAGNTIVLKPSEQTPLTTLKFAELTRDLLPAGVFNVVTGLGPIVGARLAEHPKVDMIALTGSVNSGRAVARAASETVKRVHLELGGKAPVVIFDDADLAAAAESLRAAGYWNSGQECGAGCRVLVHESVAEKFTGLLVEQVGSLVVGESTAGADVELGPMISKAHYERVLGHLERAQADGAKAAVGGGAMEGPGYFIAPTVLVDVPEGAACSLEEIFGPVVTVETFTTEEEALTRANEVPYGLAASVWTLNAQRSHDVASRLDAGTVWVNSHLVLANEMPWAGFKSSGYGRDLSAYSLDDYSRTKHVMHNKAR
- the dapA gene encoding 4-hydroxy-tetrahydrodipicolinate synthase, with product MSSQLSGVLTALATPFTADGQIDEPKLRLLVDRSIDGGVNGVVACGSTGEFAALSADERRLVVETVVQHTAGRVPVVAQTGATSTNEAIGLSLHAQECGADVLMLGLPYYDPLSLPEATGYIRTVAEAVKLPVMLYNYPAATGVNLDADTVGKLAREVENIRYIKDSSGDMGQATQLIHQHSEHISTIIGADNLILAALTEGATAVMAGTANILPREIVAVYQAVATGDFTTAQAEWNRIYPLIDAILSAPFVPAVKAALGVLGHPIGTPRRPTADLNAADTARIEKILTELQLQAAYA
- a CDS encoding IclR family transcriptional regulator codes for the protein MNDKNFKTTISANRSVARAISVLRALAGNPEAATATDVAKKVGLPRATTFRLLLTLEEEGFVDRRDNHYSLGWDLARIAQSADPAAGVEARTRRAVKGLAEQLGETITLSLRRGLAEFDLVLQESPRSVLVTMSDMRGMRWPLHASATGKLLLAELAPEQVYRAAGGELPKIAARTISNREDLRVELDRVRSQGWAQIDDELENGLFAMAVPLRDNIGQLFAALAMVAPKTRIESEATRQHHLKLLLDGAKQLTQQLTSTMPAKE